In the genome of Bacteroidota bacterium, one region contains:
- a CDS encoding insulinase family protein: MKMFTATLTLFMLGVCMTAFTQELDRTIRPKAQGVPRVDLPDIQKAALKNGLTVWLVEARELPLVAMNLVFQTGSDHDPANRAGLASMTADMLDEGTKTRNALQIAEELDFIGANLGINAFTDGSSMTLNCMTKHLDKALAIYADVLVNPTFPEKEFERLRQQRLTALLQQKDRAATIATLSFNKIIYGNDHPYGRNAAGDETSIAEMKREDLVKFYESYYRPNNATLIIVGDVKLKEIVKKLDPLFVSWKAAAIPAATMPAAPAIDKRMVYLIDKPAAPQSEIRIGFPAIARNSPDFFAVNLMNRALGGQFASRLNLNLREKRGFTYGARSSFSFNKQAGPFTASAGVTTSKTDSSLHEFFYEIDRTQKDGITAEELDFVKKGLSGNFALTFETPAQIAGALQNIVLYNLPENYYEMYLQNIEKVTLDDVKRVSGKYLNSSRMAVVVVGDLGIVKDGIDTMRLGEVVMCDVNGNKLSQ; this comes from the coding sequence ATGAAGATGTTCACCGCTACTCTTACGTTATTCATGTTGGGAGTCTGCATGACAGCATTTACCCAGGAACTTGACCGAACAATCCGGCCAAAAGCGCAGGGTGTACCGCGCGTCGACCTGCCTGACATCCAGAAAGCTGCGCTCAAAAACGGCTTGACGGTTTGGTTGGTGGAAGCACGGGAGTTGCCTCTTGTCGCGATGAACCTCGTCTTTCAAACCGGATCGGATCACGATCCGGCAAACCGGGCCGGACTCGCATCAATGACGGCCGATATGTTGGATGAAGGGACGAAGACACGCAATGCGCTGCAAATAGCAGAGGAATTGGATTTCATCGGCGCGAATCTCGGCATAAATGCGTTCACCGACGGATCGTCAATGACCCTAAACTGCATGACGAAACATCTGGATAAGGCCCTTGCGATCTATGCGGATGTTTTGGTGAATCCGACGTTTCCCGAAAAAGAATTTGAGCGTCTGAGACAGCAACGTCTAACCGCCCTTCTGCAACAGAAGGACCGTGCTGCAACCATCGCCACGTTGTCATTCAACAAAATCATCTACGGTAACGATCATCCCTACGGGCGCAATGCCGCAGGCGACGAGACTTCAATCGCTGAAATGAAACGGGAGGATTTGGTGAAATTCTACGAGTCCTACTATCGCCCGAACAACGCAACATTGATCATCGTCGGTGACGTTAAGTTGAAGGAGATTGTAAAGAAACTTGATCCGCTTTTTGTTTCCTGGAAGGCCGCAGCAATTCCGGCAGCAACAATGCCTGCTGCACCCGCTATCGATAAGCGGATGGTATACCTGATAGACAAACCGGCCGCTCCACAATCAGAGATTCGCATCGGGTTTCCTGCAATTGCCAGAAATTCACCTGACTTCTTTGCCGTCAACCTCATGAACCGGGCGTTGGGCGGGCAGTTTGCAAGTCGCCTGAACCTGAATCTCCGTGAGAAACGCGGTTTTACCTACGGTGCCCGATCATCCTTTTCTTTCAACAAACAAGCAGGTCCGTTCACCGCGTCGGCCGGAGTGACAACTTCCAAAACCGACAGTTCACTGCACGAGTTCTTCTACGAAATTGATAGAACACAGAAAGACGGGATCACAGCCGAAGAACTGGATTTTGTGAAGAAGGGTTTGAGCGGGAATTTTGCACTCACGTTTGAAACTCCCGCACAAATTGCCGGGGCATTGCAGAACATCGTTCTCTACAACCTTCCCGAGAATTACTACGAAATGTACCTTCAGAACATCGAGAAAGTAACGCTCGATGATGTTAAGCGCGTTTCGGGCAAATACCTCAATTCTTCGCGGATGGCCGTGGTGGTAGTCGGAGATTTGGGCATTGTGAAGGATGGCATTGACACGATGCGTCTCGGTGAGGTTGTGATGTGTGATGTAAACGGAAACAAACTCAGTCAATAA
- a CDS encoding NAD-dependent isocitrate dehydrogenase, whose translation MHRVTLIPGDGIGPSISESTTTIIKAAGVNIQWDIVEAGLAAIDKYRDPLPPNVIESIKSTKIALKGPLTTPVGSGFRSVNVALRKEFDLYSNVRPARSFEGVPARYEGIDLVIVRENTEEFYAGIEHYIDPSRSAAETIGIVTRMGSERILRYAYEYARKHGRKKVTTVHKANILKYTGGLFLDVAHEVAKQYPDIVSNDKIVDNMAMQMVTNPHQFDVIVTTNLFGDILSDLASGLVGGLGLAPGSNIGYDVAIFEAVHGSAPDIAGKNIANPCALILAGVMMLRHIGEESAAERIENAVSTVLKEGKYVTADLKPAAPVRTTEMTQAIVNKLK comes from the coding sequence ATGCACAGAGTAACGCTAATTCCGGGAGATGGAATCGGCCCAAGCATTTCCGAATCAACAACAACAATCATCAAGGCAGCCGGTGTCAATATCCAGTGGGATATTGTTGAGGCCGGCCTCGCCGCTATCGACAAGTACCGCGACCCGCTTCCTCCGAATGTCATCGAGTCGATCAAGTCAACCAAAATAGCACTGAAGGGGCCGCTGACAACTCCCGTCGGTTCCGGTTTCAGAAGTGTGAATGTTGCCCTGCGAAAAGAATTCGACTTGTACTCAAACGTCCGGCCTGCACGTTCGTTTGAGGGTGTTCCTGCCCGATATGAAGGCATTGATCTCGTCATCGTCCGGGAGAACACGGAGGAGTTTTATGCAGGTATTGAGCATTATATCGACCCGTCGCGAAGTGCGGCTGAAACGATCGGCATCGTGACGAGAATGGGATCTGAGCGCATTCTCCGCTATGCCTATGAATACGCGAGGAAACATGGACGTAAGAAAGTGACAACAGTACATAAGGCGAATATTCTCAAATATACAGGTGGATTGTTTCTTGATGTGGCCCATGAAGTCGCCAAACAATACCCTGACATTGTCTCCAATGACAAAATCGTTGACAACATGGCGATGCAGATGGTTACCAACCCGCATCAGTTCGACGTAATCGTGACGACGAACTTGTTCGGCGATATTCTCTCCGATCTTGCTTCAGGATTGGTGGGTGGGTTGGGTCTGGCGCCAGGTTCCAATATCGGATATGATGTAGCGATTTTTGAGGCTGTGCACGGAAGCGCCCCTGATATTGCAGGGAAGAATATTGCAAATCCTTGCGCGTTGATACTCGCGGGAGTTATGATGTTGCGTCACATCGGGGAAGAATCGGCCGCGGAGCGAATCGAAAACGCGGTCAGCACCGTGCTGAAGGAGGGGAAATATGTAACCGCAGACCTGAAACCCGCTGCCCCTGTCAGGACGACAGAGATGACGCAGGCAATTGTCAATAAGCTGAAATAG
- the truA gene encoding tRNA pseudouridine(38-40) synthase TruA — protein sequence MRNIKLVLEYDGTDFVGWQSQPNGRNVQDEITSVLDQILQEPVTLIGAGRTDSGVHARGQVANFKTNSPLSVSTILNALNGTLSEDIYIHSAEEVDEKFHSRFDAKQRMYKYYISLKPTAIGRQYQWFVKYDLNINLMNQVAQEVSGEHDFESFTKSEALVPHYRCTIMTSQWTKTPTMLIYEIRANRFLHGMVRALVGTMVDIGRGYIPVSQFQDIIAAKDRRKAGMAVSPAGLFLEEIVY from the coding sequence ATGAGAAATATCAAGCTTGTTCTTGAATACGATGGCACCGATTTCGTCGGGTGGCAAAGTCAACCTAACGGGCGCAATGTGCAGGATGAGATCACGAGTGTGTTGGATCAGATTCTGCAGGAACCTGTTACACTCATAGGCGCAGGGAGAACGGATTCCGGGGTTCACGCTCGCGGACAAGTGGCCAACTTCAAAACAAATTCGCCTTTGAGTGTCAGCACGATACTCAATGCCCTTAATGGTACGCTGTCGGAGGATATTTACATTCACTCTGCCGAAGAGGTTGATGAGAAATTTCATTCGCGCTTCGATGCAAAACAGCGGATGTACAAATACTATATCTCCCTGAAACCGACGGCTATCGGACGCCAGTACCAATGGTTTGTGAAGTACGATTTGAACATCAATCTCATGAATCAGGTTGCGCAAGAGGTATCCGGCGAGCATGATTTTGAATCATTCACAAAATCTGAAGCTTTGGTTCCGCACTACCGCTGCACGATTATGACATCGCAGTGGACTAAAACACCTACCATGCTAATCTACGAGATCCGTGCCAACAGGTTTTTGCACGGGATGGTGCGAGCCTTGGTGGGGACGATGGTGGATATCGGAAGAGGATACATCCCGGTTTCCCAGTTCCAGGATATTATTGCGGCAAAAGATCGCCGCAAAGCGGGCATGGCTGTTTCTCCTGCAGGTCTTTTCCTGGAAGAGATTGTGTACTAA
- a CDS encoding YifB family Mg chelatase-like AAA ATPase: MLSKILSCATYGVNAYVVEVESHLENMVPGFIIVGLPDGAVRESRERITAAIKNSGLPFTKKKITVNLAPADIKKEGSAYDLPMAIGILAASGEVQASMLDDFVLLGELALDGTLRPVHGTLPMALEVRKRKLRGMIVPKENGKEAAMVEGIQVFPMTSLKETVEFMHGDRSARLPLKVDVNDLFMNDHQYMSDFADVKGQENVKRALEVAAAGGHNIIMIGPPGSGKTMLAKRLPSILPPLSFEESLETTKIHSVAGMLPPDTALVATRPFRSPHHTISDAALVGGGTVPRPGEISLSHHGVLFLDELPEFARNVLEVLRQPLEDGRVTISRSKLSVEFPANFMLVCAMNPCPCGFYTDPNKECTCTQLMIQKYMAKISGPLLDRIDLHIDVPAVKYKELSSKESGEKSGEIRERVIRAREIQSRRFLERKGLFANADMQSREIREFCRIDGQGEELLKMAITKLGLSARAYDRILKVGRTIADLESSAEIRPEHISEAIQYRSLDRNLVA; this comes from the coding sequence ATGCTCTCCAAAATTCTATCCTGCGCAACATACGGTGTTAACGCCTACGTTGTTGAAGTTGAATCACATCTCGAGAACATGGTTCCCGGTTTCATCATTGTTGGACTTCCCGATGGTGCCGTCCGTGAGAGTCGTGAGCGGATTACCGCTGCGATCAAGAACTCAGGCCTTCCGTTCACGAAGAAGAAGATCACCGTAAATCTTGCTCCCGCCGATATCAAAAAGGAAGGATCCGCATACGATCTTCCGATGGCGATCGGCATTCTCGCTGCAAGCGGAGAAGTACAAGCTTCGATGCTCGATGACTTTGTCCTTCTCGGGGAGTTGGCGCTCGATGGCACGTTACGTCCTGTCCACGGCACATTGCCCATGGCCCTCGAAGTGCGAAAACGAAAGTTGCGTGGAATGATTGTGCCGAAGGAAAACGGGAAAGAAGCGGCAATGGTCGAAGGGATCCAGGTTTTTCCAATGACATCGCTGAAAGAAACCGTTGAGTTCATGCATGGCGATCGTTCCGCCCGCCTACCGCTGAAAGTAGACGTGAACGACCTGTTCATGAACGACCATCAGTACATGTCGGACTTCGCCGATGTGAAAGGACAAGAGAACGTGAAGCGGGCATTGGAAGTTGCAGCCGCGGGCGGCCACAACATTATCATGATTGGGCCGCCGGGGTCCGGGAAAACCATGCTCGCGAAGAGGCTACCGAGCATACTCCCGCCGCTTTCATTCGAGGAATCTCTCGAAACCACGAAGATCCATTCAGTTGCTGGCATGCTCCCGCCAGATACTGCACTCGTTGCCACGCGTCCATTTCGATCTCCCCATCATACTATTTCCGATGCGGCATTAGTAGGAGGCGGAACGGTTCCGCGCCCGGGAGAGATTTCATTATCCCATCATGGTGTCCTGTTTCTGGACGAGCTTCCCGAGTTTGCTCGAAACGTTCTGGAAGTTCTGCGCCAACCCCTTGAAGATGGACGAGTTACGATTAGTCGCTCAAAGCTTTCTGTTGAGTTCCCTGCAAACTTCATGCTCGTATGCGCAATGAACCCCTGTCCATGTGGCTTCTACACGGACCCGAACAAGGAATGCACATGCACGCAATTGATGATTCAGAAATACATGGCAAAAATTTCGGGGCCCCTGCTCGACCGGATTGATCTTCATATTGATGTGCCGGCCGTAAAATACAAGGAACTCTCAAGCAAAGAAAGTGGCGAGAAATCGGGCGAAATCCGTGAACGAGTTATTCGGGCACGGGAGATCCAGTCGAGACGTTTTCTTGAACGAAAAGGGCTCTTCGCAAATGCCGACATGCAATCGCGAGAAATCAGGGAATTTTGTCGAATCGACGGTCAGGGCGAAGAGTTGTTGAAGATGGCAATTACCAAGCTCGGCCTTTCAGCTCGTGCGTATGATCGGATACTAAAGGTCGGTAGAACAATTGCCGATCTTGAATCCAGTGCGGAGATTCGGCCCGAACATATCAGCGAGGCAATTCAGTACCGAAGTCTCGACAGAAACCTCGTCGCGTGA
- a CDS encoding choice-of-anchor D domain-containing protein, which translates to MMRLSLFVWLLLIGTSLFAQSIVQVVPLPNTTYWNQAWGLAPGAGGARLFISSGTTTAVFNRGHIYSLDSNGVVLDSVVTGLNSSQGLAWDGEFFWYIRGSGTTGRIYKVNTAGAVVDSIIPPATSWFLGGACWDGTGLWVSLYSPNASAGLYKYNVTTKTIIDTIPSIGQQPQGIAWDGQYLYYAMDLNSTEPNLNLIYVVNPVTRDTVRTIPMPEPPNVDSNPRGLAWDGRYLWLVAEPVGAASGRSIYKYDLSGSGTPDIDIVSLVDFFGTRIGQPRTINLSISNLGTAPLQIDSVRILLSNQMTTTFVTPVTVQPNGSVQFPVTYTPTTFGKDSASIRIHSNDPDEAAKIVAARGYGIHGTPVILSPANYDYAARRVGSSNSWLLTIENQGGPQLSISSLATLTNVFTIDSVGLPLLIDSLGSANVRVWFMPTAATAYTDTLKITSNASNGPVTNIVLTGTGDATPVPLGQPLWTFTVPNNPRTSSNQKLTKAVRAISDITGDGKPDVVVSSENYFTMALNGNASVTNDTLWAFNTYIANTSAGSIGTTGDYSHQKALAVADLNQDGFKDVIIGTGGGNEHVYAINGRTGQMLWTFGTDHPDSFSLGDFTGVDVSTDYNNDGIPDVIAAAAATESGGVGGRRSIYLFNGANGNLLWVSPLPGFTHAVTAIGDISGDGVPDVIGCVGEPAYKASAFSGANGTLLWDFSIPTASSGGKEVLAWPVTGQTPDVIVGAFWGPIYRVDGESGTQMWSRPTGNSGVMQLVRLKDVTGDGIDEIIAPLLVGGIYCINGATGDIVWSLPTGNTMGAVAIPDLNSDGFDDVAIAVQNQGTMIVKGQDGSQLAIYPTGTAQTREVAVVPDIDGNNSYEIIMGGQQGNVALLSGGSGVTSVGYGPTGNPETYELGQNYPNPFNPATTINITLPVLSDVRLTVYDVLGKEVKTFLYEQVPAGTHQIVWDGKNQAGSSVASGVYYYRVHAGTWFQTKSMILLR; encoded by the coding sequence ATGATGCGCTTGTCATTATTTGTATGGCTGTTACTCATTGGAACTTCGTTGTTTGCACAAAGCATTGTGCAAGTGGTACCACTCCCGAACACTACGTACTGGAATCAGGCATGGGGTCTTGCACCTGGCGCCGGCGGTGCGCGGCTCTTCATCAGCAGCGGAACGACAACAGCCGTGTTCAATCGCGGGCATATCTACTCGCTTGATTCTAACGGTGTGGTTCTCGACAGCGTTGTCACCGGCTTGAACTCGAGCCAGGGATTGGCATGGGATGGAGAATTTTTTTGGTACATTCGCGGTAGCGGCACGACAGGACGCATCTACAAAGTGAACACTGCAGGGGCCGTCGTAGATTCAATCATTCCTCCCGCCACATCGTGGTTTCTCGGCGGGGCTTGCTGGGATGGAACCGGCTTGTGGGTTTCACTTTACTCTCCCAACGCGTCGGCAGGACTTTACAAGTACAATGTGACCACGAAAACAATCATTGATACGATTCCCTCGATCGGCCAACAACCTCAGGGTATTGCCTGGGACGGGCAATATCTGTACTACGCAATGGACTTGAACAGCACCGAGCCAAACCTGAATCTCATTTACGTCGTCAATCCTGTTACCCGTGATACAGTCCGAACGATCCCGATGCCCGAGCCGCCGAATGTGGATTCGAACCCACGAGGATTGGCGTGGGACGGGCGCTATTTGTGGCTTGTTGCGGAGCCTGTTGGTGCCGCGTCGGGGCGTTCAATTTACAAATATGACTTGAGCGGAAGCGGAACACCGGATATCGATATTGTTTCGTTGGTTGACTTTTTTGGAACTCGCATTGGACAGCCGAGAACGATCAATCTGAGCATCAGCAATTTGGGTACGGCACCTTTGCAGATCGATAGCGTTCGCATTCTACTCTCAAATCAAATGACGACGACGTTCGTCACGCCTGTTACCGTGCAACCGAATGGTTCCGTTCAGTTCCCCGTAACATACACTCCAACAACATTCGGAAAAGACTCCGCCAGCATACGTATCCACTCGAACGATCCGGACGAGGCGGCAAAAATTGTCGCTGCCCGGGGGTACGGAATCCACGGCACGCCCGTGATTCTGAGTCCCGCCAATTATGATTATGCAGCACGGCGAGTGGGCAGTTCCAACTCGTGGTTACTTACAATCGAAAATCAAGGCGGGCCGCAACTGTCGATTTCTTCGCTTGCAACGCTCACCAACGTGTTTACAATTGATTCTGTCGGATTGCCTTTACTAATCGATTCTCTCGGTTCTGCCAACGTTCGGGTGTGGTTTATGCCAACGGCGGCAACGGCATACACAGATACGTTGAAGATCACCAGCAACGCCTCGAACGGCCCCGTCACGAACATCGTGCTGACAGGAACAGGCGATGCAACTCCGGTTCCGCTCGGTCAGCCATTGTGGACCTTCACCGTTCCCAACAACCCCCGCACAAGCTCAAATCAGAAATTGACAAAGGCTGTAAGGGCCATCAGCGACATAACGGGAGATGGAAAGCCTGATGTTGTCGTATCATCAGAGAACTACTTCACGATGGCGCTCAATGGCAACGCGTCCGTTACAAACGATACGTTGTGGGCTTTCAATACGTACATTGCCAACACAAGTGCCGGCTCGATTGGTACGACAGGTGATTATTCTCATCAAAAGGCGCTTGCTGTTGCGGATCTGAATCAAGATGGATTCAAAGATGTCATCATCGGAACCGGAGGAGGGAACGAGCATGTCTATGCCATCAACGGCCGAACCGGACAGATGCTCTGGACATTCGGCACCGATCACCCTGACAGCTTTTCACTTGGCGATTTCACCGGAGTTGACGTGAGTACGGACTACAATAACGACGGCATTCCCGATGTTATCGCAGCGGCCGCGGCGACAGAATCCGGCGGTGTCGGTGGCCGTCGCAGCATTTACCTGTTCAACGGCGCAAACGGCAATCTGCTTTGGGTGTCGCCTCTTCCGGGCTTCACACACGCCGTCACAGCAATCGGTGACATCAGTGGGGATGGTGTTCCCGATGTGATTGGATGTGTCGGTGAACCGGCGTACAAAGCAAGTGCATTCAGCGGCGCAAACGGCACGTTGCTCTGGGACTTCAGCATACCAACTGCAAGCAGCGGAGGAAAAGAAGTACTGGCATGGCCGGTCACAGGCCAAACCCCCGATGTCATCGTGGGTGCGTTCTGGGGGCCCATATATCGCGTCGATGGAGAATCGGGGACACAAATGTGGTCACGTCCAACCGGCAACAGCGGTGTTATGCAACTTGTCCGCTTGAAGGACGTGACAGGCGACGGCATAGACGAAATTATTGCACCGCTTCTCGTAGGTGGAATCTACTGCATCAATGGCGCAACGGGAGATATTGTCTGGTCGTTGCCCACCGGCAACACGATGGGGGCTGTAGCAATCCCCGATCTCAATAGCGACGGATTTGACGATGTCGCTATTGCCGTGCAGAATCAGGGAACGATGATTGTGAAAGGGCAGGATGGGTCTCAACTCGCCATCTATCCGACCGGTACGGCACAAACCCGTGAAGTCGCTGTAGTACCTGATATCGATGGTAACAACAGCTATGAGATTATTATGGGGGGACAACAGGGCAACGTTGCATTGCTGTCAGGCGGAAGCGGCGTGACGAGTGTCGGCTACGGCCCGACGGGAAATCCCGAAACATACGAGTTGGGACAGAACTACCCGAACCCGTTCAATCCTGCCACAACTATCAACATCACTCTTCCTGTTTTGTCGGATGTCAGGCTGACTGTGTATGATGTGTTGGGCAAAGAAGTGAAGACTTTCCTCTATGAACAAGTACCCGCGGGCACACATCAGATTGTGTGGGATGGAAAGAACCAGGCCGGTTCATCTGTTGCAAGCGGTGTGTACTACTACCGTGTACATGCCGGAACGTGGTTTCAAACAAAGAGCATGATTCTGTTGCGTTAG
- a CDS encoding insulinase family protein, producing MQRRKDRPPGLPPAGLRRLFSAVLTLGAILMLTTAQTDAQTKVSFEQYTLDNGLTVILHEDHSAPVAAVVAMYNVGSKNEKKGRTGFAHLFEHMMFQGSQHVADDEHFKLLQEVGGNINGTTSNDRTNYFEVVPSNYLELALYLESDRMGFLLPAMTQEKLDNQRDVVKNERRQNVDNQPYGTAWEKIAKAIYPEEHPYSWPVIGYMEDLSAATLEDVMEFFRIYYAPNNAVLSIAGDFKPAQAKEWVKKYFGSIPRGTEIPRPSPMPVTLSDEKRMVFEDKVQLPRLYLRWPSAPLNTREDAVLDVIADILGAGKNSRLYKTLVYERQVAQSVNVFQASQLLSSQFSIEVTAKPGKSLTEMEAAVNDELAIFFNDGVTEKEIQTSINHREAGLTNSLATVLGKANSLATYFTFTGDPNNINKEFDRYKGITPAEVLAVAKKILGGNKVALSIVPEGKVELAAEKKTLERKGGVE from the coding sequence ATGCAACGAAGGAAGGACAGGCCGCCCGGCTTACCTCCGGCGGGTCTTCGCAGGCTTTTTTCTGCAGTTCTTACACTAGGGGCCATACTTATGCTTACAACCGCGCAAACTGATGCTCAGACCAAAGTATCGTTCGAGCAATATACACTCGACAACGGGTTGACGGTTATTCTCCACGAGGACCATTCCGCACCGGTAGCCGCCGTGGTTGCCATGTACAACGTCGGCTCAAAGAATGAGAAGAAAGGCCGCACGGGATTTGCCCACTTGTTCGAGCACATGATGTTCCAAGGCTCGCAGCATGTCGCCGATGATGAACACTTCAAGCTCCTGCAGGAAGTAGGGGGCAACATTAACGGCACAACCTCGAACGACAGGACAAACTACTTTGAAGTTGTGCCGAGCAACTATCTCGAACTTGCCCTTTATCTTGAATCGGATAGAATGGGCTTCCTCCTCCCTGCCATGACGCAAGAAAAGCTCGACAACCAACGGGACGTTGTGAAGAACGAGCGCCGCCAGAATGTCGACAATCAGCCCTACGGTACCGCGTGGGAGAAAATAGCCAAAGCAATCTATCCGGAGGAACATCCCTACAGTTGGCCGGTTATCGGATACATGGAGGATTTATCTGCCGCAACCCTCGAGGATGTGATGGAATTCTTCCGCATTTACTATGCCCCGAACAACGCCGTGCTGTCGATCGCCGGCGATTTCAAACCCGCTCAAGCGAAAGAATGGGTGAAAAAGTACTTCGGGTCAATTCCGAGAGGGACGGAAATTCCGAGACCGTCACCAATGCCCGTCACGCTGAGCGACGAGAAGCGTATGGTGTTCGAAGACAAAGTACAGCTTCCTCGCCTCTATCTTCGCTGGCCCAGCGCACCACTCAATACGCGTGAGGATGCAGTCCTTGACGTTATCGCCGACATCCTTGGCGCCGGCAAGAACTCACGTCTGTATAAAACGCTTGTCTACGAGAGGCAGGTTGCCCAATCTGTCAACGTGTTTCAGGCAAGCCAGTTACTTTCCAGCCAGTTCTCCATTGAAGTAACGGCAAAGCCCGGCAAGTCACTAACGGAAATGGAAGCTGCCGTCAATGATGAGCTGGCGATTTTCTTCAACGATGGCGTGACAGAGAAGGAAATTCAAACATCCATCAACCACAGAGAAGCAGGCCTCACCAACAGTCTCGCTACCGTATTGGGCAAGGCAAACTCACTTGCAACGTATTTCACGTTCACCGGCGATCCAAATAATATCAATAAGGAGTTCGACCGCTACAAGGGCATTACCCCGGCCGAAGTATTGGCGGTTGCCAAAAAGATTCTCGGCGGGAACAAAGTTGCCTTGAGCATTGTGCCGGAAGGGAAAGTAGAACTTGCAGCCGAAAAGAAGACACTTGAAAGAAAAGGAGGTGTCGAATGA